One segment of Halococcus salsus DNA contains the following:
- a CDS encoding LeuA family protein, whose amino-acid sequence MQWLTTTRTRRLRRTPRRVEFFQGTLGDTTEFDRARIFDTTLRDGEQSPRTSFSYDDKREIAAVLDEMGTHVIEAGFPVNSDAEFEAVRDIAESTNVTTCGLARVVEKDVEAALDSGVEMVHVFASTSDIQLEDAMHSNRAEMQERSVNAVERAAEAGVEVMFSPMDATRTDPEYLRDVVEATSAAGADWINVPDTCGVATPTRFGKLIADVCAHADAEVDVHTHDDFGLASANALAGFEAGAAQAQVSVNGIGERAGNAAYEEVVMAIESLYDVDTGIDTTRITELSRLVEAASDIETPGNKPVVGQNAFSHESGIHAAGVIENSDTFEPGVMTPEMVGASRELVLGKHTGTHSVRERLVEAGYSPTDDEVRECTRRVKDFGAEKERVTMSVLERFAREVGIDHESEGAEVNA is encoded by the coding sequence TTGCAATGGCTTACCACAACGCGGACACGGAGGCTTCGTCGGACACCCCGGCGGGTCGAGTTCTTCCAGGGCACCCTGGGAGATACGACTGAGTTCGACAGAGCGAGGATTTTCGACACGACGCTCCGTGACGGAGAGCAATCGCCACGCACCTCGTTCAGCTACGACGACAAGCGCGAGATAGCGGCGGTGCTGGACGAGATGGGAACCCACGTCATCGAGGCGGGTTTTCCTGTGAACTCCGATGCGGAGTTCGAGGCGGTGCGCGACATCGCCGAGAGCACGAACGTAACCACCTGCGGGTTGGCCCGCGTGGTCGAGAAGGACGTGGAGGCGGCGCTGGACTCCGGCGTCGAGATGGTCCACGTCTTCGCGTCGACGAGCGACATCCAGCTCGAGGACGCGATGCACTCGAACCGCGCGGAGATGCAGGAACGGTCGGTGAACGCGGTCGAGCGCGCGGCCGAGGCGGGCGTCGAGGTGATGTTCTCGCCGATGGACGCCACCAGAACCGATCCCGAGTACCTCAGGGACGTCGTCGAGGCTACCTCGGCGGCGGGCGCGGACTGGATCAACGTCCCCGACACCTGCGGGGTCGCCACACCCACTCGATTCGGGAAACTGATCGCCGACGTTTGCGCGCACGCCGACGCCGAGGTCGACGTCCACACCCACGACGACTTCGGGCTGGCGAGCGCGAACGCGCTCGCGGGCTTCGAGGCGGGTGCGGCACAGGCCCAAGTCAGCGTGAACGGCATCGGCGAGCGCGCCGGCAACGCCGCCTACGAGGAGGTCGTGATGGCGATCGAGTCGCTCTACGACGTCGACACCGGTATCGACACGACGCGGATCACCGAGCTCTCGCGGCTGGTCGAGGCCGCGAGCGACATCGAGACGCCGGGCAACAAACCAGTAGTAGGGCAGAACGCCTTCAGCCACGAATCGGGGATCCACGCCGCGGGCGTGATCGAGAACTCCGATACGTTCGAGCCCGGCGTGATGACCCCCGAGATGGTCGGCGCGAGCCGCGAACTCGTCTTGGGCAAACACACCGGCACCCACTCGGTGCGCGAGCGGCTGGTCGAAGCGGGCTACTCGCCGACCGACGACGAGGTACGCGAGTGCACGCGTCGCGTCAAGGACTTCGGGGCCGAGAAGGAGCGGGTGACGATGAGCGTGCTCGAACGCTTCGCCCGCGAGGTCGGTATCGACCACGAGAGCGAGGGCGCGGAGGTCAACGCCTGA
- a CDS encoding DUF5799 family protein: MSTRAWGDMIAGDRMAVDREFEGEIEESEFNRQQWGLVMTAVEFEIENPEDPDRARLVADTSKLGHVMGELDNLDSPNAMGGGGGSGNGGSGGGVVDSIKSSLGLGGGGGNGGRRAAAAELTERYAEQLQAHLESNGKWERVRTAAAN, from the coding sequence ATGAGCACGCGCGCGTGGGGCGACATGATAGCCGGCGACCGGATGGCGGTCGACCGCGAGTTCGAAGGCGAGATCGAAGAGTCCGAGTTCAATCGCCAGCAGTGGGGCCTCGTCATGACCGCCGTCGAGTTCGAGATCGAGAACCCCGAGGACCCCGACCGGGCACGGCTCGTCGCTGACACCAGCAAACTCGGGCACGTCATGGGCGAACTCGACAACCTGGACTCACCGAACGCGATGGGCGGCGGTGGCGGGAGCGGAAACGGCGGATCGGGCGGCGGGGTCGTGGATTCGATCAAGAGTTCGCTCGGACTTGGCGGCGGTGGCGGGAACGGCGGGCGGCGCGCGGCGGCCGCGGAGCTCACCGAGCGCTACGCAGAGCAGCTGCAGGCCCACCTCGAAAGCAACGGGAAGTGGGAGCGCGTTCGAACGGCCGCCGCGAATTAA
- the ilvC gene encoding ketol-acid reductoisomerase, whose protein sequence is MTENATIYTDDDADSTALDGKTVAVMGYGSQGHAHAQNLNDSGVDVVVGLREGSSSRDAAREDGLDVATPVDAAAQADIVSVLVPDTVQPDLYEQIRGELDEGDTLQFAHGFNIHFGQIEPDEGVDVTMIAPKGPGHIVRRDYERGEGTPGLLAVYRDSTGEAWDEALAYGQAIGCTRAGVIETSFREETETDLFGEQAVLCGGVTELIKMGYETLVDAGYSPEMAYFECLNEMKLIVDLMYEGGMGGMWDSVSDTAEFGGLTRGDVVVDDHARENMETVLEQVQQGEFAREWITENQANRPSYNQLRTAEKNHEIEEVGERLRGLFAWADTEDEETSETEEERVQV, encoded by the coding sequence ATGACTGAGAACGCAACCATCTACACCGACGACGACGCCGACAGCACCGCACTCGACGGGAAGACCGTAGCCGTCATGGGCTACGGTTCGCAGGGCCACGCCCACGCCCAGAACCTCAACGACAGCGGGGTCGACGTGGTGGTGGGGCTCCGCGAGGGGTCGAGTTCGCGCGACGCCGCCCGCGAGGACGGCCTCGACGTAGCCACCCCTGTGGACGCCGCCGCGCAGGCGGACATCGTCTCGGTGCTCGTGCCGGACACCGTCCAGCCCGACCTCTACGAGCAGATCAGGGGCGAGCTCGACGAGGGCGACACCCTCCAGTTCGCCCACGGCTTCAACATCCACTTCGGGCAGATCGAACCCGACGAGGGGGTCGACGTCACGATGATCGCGCCGAAGGGCCCAGGTCACATCGTGCGTCGGGACTACGAACGCGGCGAGGGTACCCCCGGACTGCTGGCGGTCTACCGCGACTCGACCGGCGAAGCGTGGGACGAGGCGCTCGCCTACGGTCAGGCCATCGGCTGCACCCGCGCGGGCGTCATCGAGACCTCGTTCCGCGAGGAGACCGAGACCGACCTGTTCGGCGAGCAGGCGGTGCTCTGCGGTGGCGTCACCGAACTCATCAAGATGGGCTACGAGACCCTCGTGGACGCGGGCTACTCGCCGGAGATGGCCTACTTCGAGTGTCTCAACGAGATGAAGCTCATCGTCGACCTGATGTACGAGGGTGGGATGGGCGGAATGTGGGACTCGGTGAGTGACACCGCCGAGTTCGGGGGACTGACCCGCGGGGACGTCGTGGTCGACGACCACGCCCGCGAGAACATGGAGACGGTGCTCGAACAGGTCCAGCAGGGCGAGTTCGCCCGCGAGTGGATCACCGAGAATCAGGCCAACCGGCCGTCCTACAACCAGCTCCGCACCGCGGAGAAGAACCACGAGATCGAAGAAGTCGGTGAACGTCTTCGTGGTTTGTTCGCGTGGGCCGACACCGAGGACGAGGAGACGAGCGAGACCGAAGAGGAGCGAGTACAGGTATGA
- a CDS encoding DUF7557 family protein has protein sequence MPEIELDEETVDRLDRLRVEEESYNEIVTELINIYETEERTLFRGGSP, from the coding sequence ATGCCCGAGATCGAACTCGACGAGGAGACCGTCGACCGACTCGACCGACTTCGCGTCGAGGAGGAGAGCTACAACGAGATCGTCACCGAGCTCATCAACATCTACGAGACCGAGGAGCGGACCCTGTTCCGCGGCGGCAGTCCTTAA
- the leuC gene encoding 3-isopropylmalate dehydratase large subunit, giving the protein MSRGTLYDKVWDEHAVTELPTGQTQLFVGLHLIHEVTSPQAFGMLGERDLEVAYPELTHATVDHIVPTADQSRPFGDDAAEEMMSELEQNVRDSGIVFDDPGSGNQGIVHVIGPEQGLTQPGMTVVCGDSHTSTHGAFGALAFGIGTSQIRDVLATQTIAMDKKQVRKIEVTGELGSHVGAKDVILTIIRRLGVEGGVGYVYEYGGSAIESLGMEGRMSICNMSIEGGARAGYVNPDETTYEWLRETDAFADSPEKFERRKVYWESIRSDADAEYDDVVTIDGDEIEPVVTWGTTPGQGIGISEPIPAPEDLPADKQDTARRSQEHMRVTPGETMQGYDIDVAFLGSCTNARLPDLRDAAAVVEGREVDPSVRAMVVPGSERVKAAAEDEGLDEIFTEAGFDWRGAGCSMCLGMNEDQLEGDEACASSSNRNFVGRQGSKEGRTVLMSPVMVAAAAVTGEVTDVRELPEVAVR; this is encoded by the coding sequence ATGAGTCGGGGCACCCTCTACGACAAGGTCTGGGACGAGCACGCCGTCACCGAACTCCCGACCGGCCAGACGCAGCTGTTCGTGGGTCTCCACCTCATCCACGAGGTCACCAGCCCGCAGGCGTTCGGGATGCTCGGCGAGCGCGACCTCGAAGTCGCCTATCCCGAGCTCACGCACGCGACGGTCGACCACATCGTTCCCACGGCGGACCAGTCCCGACCCTTCGGCGACGACGCCGCCGAGGAGATGATGAGCGAGTTGGAGCAGAACGTTCGCGACTCGGGGATCGTCTTCGACGACCCCGGAAGCGGGAACCAGGGCATCGTCCACGTCATCGGCCCGGAGCAGGGGCTCACCCAACCCGGAATGACGGTGGTCTGCGGCGACTCGCACACCTCGACCCACGGCGCGTTCGGCGCGCTCGCGTTCGGGATCGGCACCTCCCAAATTCGGGACGTGCTCGCGACCCAGACGATCGCGATGGACAAGAAGCAGGTCCGGAAGATCGAGGTCACGGGCGAACTCGGCTCCCACGTCGGCGCGAAGGACGTGATACTGACCATCATCCGGAGGCTCGGCGTCGAGGGCGGCGTTGGCTACGTCTACGAATATGGGGGATCCGCCATCGAGAGCCTCGGGATGGAGGGCCGGATGAGTATCTGTAACATGTCTATCGAGGGTGGCGCGCGCGCGGGCTACGTCAACCCGGACGAGACCACCTACGAGTGGCTCCGGGAGACCGACGCGTTCGCCGATAGTCCTGAAAAATTCGAACGACGGAAGGTGTACTGGGAGTCGATCCGGTCGGATGCGGACGCCGAGTACGACGACGTCGTCACCATCGACGGCGACGAGATCGAACCCGTCGTGACGTGGGGGACGACACCCGGCCAGGGCATCGGCATTTCCGAACCGATCCCCGCGCCCGAGGACCTCCCCGCGGACAAGCAGGACACCGCACGGCGTTCCCAGGAGCACATGCGGGTCACGCCCGGCGAGACCATGCAGGGCTACGACATCGACGTCGCCTTCCTGGGGTCGTGTACCAACGCGCGCCTGCCCGACCTCCGGGACGCGGCGGCGGTCGTCGAGGGTCGCGAGGTCGACCCCAGCGTTCGTGCGATGGTCGTCCCCGGTAGCGAGCGCGTGAAGGCCGCCGCCGAGGACGAAGGCTTGGATGAAATATTCACCGAGGCGGGCTTCGACTGGCGCGGGGCTGGCTGTTCGATGTGTCTCGGGATGAACGAAGACCAGTTAGAAGGCGACGAGGCGTGTGCGAGCTCGTCGAACCGGAACTTCGTGGGCCGGCAGGGCTCGAAGGAGGGGCGGACGGTGCTGATGAGCCCCGTGATGGTCGCGGCGGCGGCGGTCACCGGCGAGGTGACCGACGTTCGCGAGCTCCCGGAGGTGGCGGTCCGATGA
- the leuD gene encoding 3-isopropylmalate dehydratase small subunit: MSAEEDAGVETVERVSGTGIPIRGNDIDTDQVIPARFMKVVTFDGLGQFAFFDQRFDDDDNEKDHPMNEDRYRDASIMTVNANFGCGSSREHAPQALMRWGIDALIGESFAEIFAGNCLALGIPTVTADHETVTAIQEWIDANPDGEIDIDVAEEVVRYGDEEVAVTVEDAQRRALVDGVWDTTALMKSNSGAVADTANSLPYLADDD, from the coding sequence ATGAGTGCCGAAGAGGACGCGGGTGTCGAGACCGTCGAGCGGGTCTCGGGGACCGGCATCCCGATCCGCGGGAACGACATCGACACCGACCAGGTGATCCCGGCGCGGTTCATGAAGGTCGTCACCTTCGACGGCCTCGGTCAGTTCGCCTTCTTCGACCAGCGCTTCGACGACGACGACAACGAGAAGGACCACCCGATGAACGAGGATCGGTATCGGGACGCCTCGATCATGACTGTCAACGCCAACTTCGGCTGTGGCTCCTCGCGCGAACACGCCCCGCAGGCGCTGATGCGCTGGGGGATCGACGCGTTGATCGGCGAGAGTTTCGCCGAGATCTTCGCGGGGAACTGCCTCGCGCTCGGGATCCCCACCGTGACCGCTGACCACGAGACCGTCACGGCGATCCAGGAGTGGATCGACGCGAATCCGGATGGGGAGATCGACATCGACGTGGCCGAGGAGGTCGTTCGCTACGGCGACGAGGAAGTCGCCGTCACCGTCGAGGACGCCCAACGACGGGCACTGGTCGACGGCGTCTGGGACACCACGGCGCTGATGAAGTCCAACTCGGGTGCCGTCGCCGACACCGCGAACTCACTGCCGTACCTCGCCGACGATGACTGA
- the ilvN gene encoding acetolactate synthase small subunit, whose translation MRDGLQGPAPEERPHPTGRRNGQGIRIDPETEAEPDTRRTVLSALVKNEPGVLAKISGLVSRRQFNIESLTVGTTTNPETSRVTVVIEESEPGIRQVETQLAKLVNVISVRELGDDAVGRELVVLKVHGEEPDKVHAVTEMYGGTTLHAGRDTITIEITGDERKIDDAIDAYQQFGVRELARTGQTALARGGEWTTYAEEERYERMQTQPETNDD comes from the coding sequence ATGAGGGACGGTCTCCAGGGACCTGCGCCCGAGGAACGCCCCCATCCGACGGGACGGCGAAACGGCCAGGGGATCCGGATCGACCCCGAGACCGAGGCCGAACCCGACACCCGCCGCACGGTGCTCTCGGCGCTGGTGAAGAACGAACCCGGCGTGCTGGCGAAGATCTCCGGACTGGTCTCGCGCCGACAGTTCAACATCGAATCGCTCACCGTGGGGACGACCACGAACCCCGAGACCTCGCGGGTGACGGTCGTGATTGAGGAGTCCGAACCCGGGATCCGGCAGGTCGAGACCCAGCTCGCGAAGCTGGTCAACGTGATCTCGGTGCGCGAACTCGGCGACGACGCCGTGGGTCGCGAGCTGGTGGTCCTGAAGGTCCACGGCGAGGAGCCGGACAAGGTCCACGCCGTCACCGAGATGTACGGCGGGACGACGCTCCACGCGGGCCGGGACACCATCACGATCGAGATCACCGGCGACGAGCGGAAGATCGACGACGCGATCGACGCCTACCAGCAGTTCGGGGTCCGCGAACTCGCTCGAACCGGACAGACCGCGCTCGCGCGCGGCGGCGAGTGGACCACTTACGCAGAGGAGGAACGGTACGAACGAATGCAGACCCAACCCGAAACCAACGATGACTGA
- the ilvB gene encoding biosynthetic-type acetolactate synthase large subunit, whose amino-acid sequence MSEGQPSQRAADEAEPAADRANEEERTPVTTGAESVVRALERAGVEQLFGVQGGAIMPVYDALYDAEMTHITMAHEQGAAHAADAFGIVSGEPGVCLATSGPGATNLVTGIADASMDSDPMIALTGQVPSDMVGSDAFQETDTTGVTAPVTKENYFADSADSIGDTVGEAFALAGAGRQGPTLVDLPKDITTGPTETEPGDGRTPDTYNPPEAADESAVEEAAGVLARAEKPVILAGGGVIKGEASSELREFATEYGIPVVTTMPAIGAFPEDHELALEMAGMHGTGYANMAITHCDVLFAVGTRFDDRLPGGVETFAPEAQVIHADIDAAEISKNVHADHPLLGDAGTVIEQVGEALADERAADMAATGERFGEWREQCQGWKTDYPMDYAAPEDAPLKPQFVVEAVDAATADDTIVTTGVGQHQMWACQYWTYTQPRTWVSSHGLGTMGYGLPAAIGARVAADDDQSVVCFDGDGSFLMTLQELAVAVRENLDITVFVLNNEGIGMVRQWQDGFFEGRRMASEYPWMPDFATLAEAFGARGFRMQGDDEVEDVITEALAYDGPSVVDAHIDPDENVYPMVPSGGANGQFVLAEEQL is encoded by the coding sequence ATGAGTGAAGGCCAGCCTTCCCAGCGCGCGGCGGACGAGGCCGAACCGGCCGCCGACCGAGCCAACGAGGAAGAACGAACACCCGTGACGACCGGCGCGGAGTCGGTCGTGCGGGCGCTCGAACGGGCGGGCGTCGAACAGCTCTTCGGGGTCCAGGGCGGCGCGATCATGCCGGTCTACGACGCGCTCTACGACGCCGAGATGACCCACATCACGATGGCCCACGAGCAGGGCGCGGCCCACGCCGCCGACGCTTTCGGGATCGTCTCGGGCGAGCCAGGTGTGTGTCTCGCGACCTCGGGGCCGGGCGCGACGAATCTGGTCACGGGGATCGCCGATGCCTCGATGGACTCGGACCCGATGATCGCGCTCACCGGGCAGGTCCCCTCGGACATGGTCGGCAGTGACGCCTTCCAGGAGACGGATACGACGGGCGTGACCGCGCCGGTCACGAAGGAGAACTACTTCGCGGACTCCGCCGACTCGATCGGCGATACGGTCGGTGAGGCGTTCGCGCTCGCCGGCGCGGGCCGACAGGGCCCGACCCTCGTCGACCTCCCGAAGGACATCACGACGGGACCGACGGAGACGGAACCCGGCGACGGTCGGACGCCCGACACGTACAACCCGCCCGAGGCCGCCGACGAGAGCGCGGTCGAGGAGGCCGCGGGCGTGCTCGCACGCGCGGAGAAGCCCGTCATCCTCGCGGGCGGCGGCGTCATCAAGGGCGAGGCGAGTTCGGAGTTGCGGGAGTTCGCCACCGAATATGGAATTCCGGTGGTGACGACGATGCCCGCGATCGGCGCGTTCCCCGAGGACCACGAGCTCGCTCTGGAGATGGCGGGGATGCACGGGACGGGCTACGCCAACATGGCGATCACCCACTGTGACGTGCTGTTCGCGGTCGGGACGCGCTTCGACGACCGCCTCCCCGGTGGGGTCGAGACGTTCGCGCCCGAGGCACAGGTCATCCACGCCGACATCGACGCCGCCGAGATATCGAAGAACGTCCACGCCGACCACCCGCTGCTCGGCGACGCCGGCACCGTCATCGAACAGGTGGGCGAGGCGCTCGCCGACGAGCGGGCGGCGGACATGGCGGCCACCGGCGAACGGTTCGGAGAGTGGCGCGAGCAGTGCCAGGGGTGGAAGACGGACTACCCGATGGACTACGCAGCGCCCGAGGACGCACCGCTGAAACCCCAGTTCGTGGTCGAGGCGGTGGACGCGGCGACGGCCGACGACACCATCGTGACCACCGGGGTGGGCCAACATCAGATGTGGGCCTGCCAGTACTGGACCTACACCCAGCCGCGGACGTGGGTCTCCTCCCACGGCCTCGGAACGATGGGCTACGGGCTCCCCGCCGCGATCGGGGCGCGCGTCGCCGCCGACGACGACCAGTCGGTCGTCTGTTTCGACGGCGACGGCTCCTTCCTGATGACGCTCCAGGAGCTCGCGGTCGCGGTTCGCGAGAACCTCGACATCACCGTCTTCGTGCTCAACAACGAGGGCATCGGGATGGTGCGCCAGTGGCAGGACGGCTTCTTCGAGGGCCGCCGGATGGCCTCGGAATATCCCTGGATGCCCGACTTCGCCACGCTCGCCGAGGCCTTCGGCGCGCGCGGTTTCCGGATGCAGGGCGACGACGAGGTCGAGGACGTCATCACCGAGGCGCTGGCCTACGACGGCCCTTCGGTGGTCGACGCCCACATCGACCCCGACGAGAATGTCTACCCGATGGTCCCGAGCGGCGGGGCGAACGGCCAGTTCGTTCTGGCGGAGGAGCAGCTATGA
- the engB gene encoding GTP-binding protein EngB, with the protein MFEGRPDRSAEVVFCGRSNVGKSTILRELTGHDFTTGKKPGVTRSPGHYDWVPEDFVLTDLPGFGFMSGVPEEVRERIKTDVVRYIEDHADEILVGVLVLDGKSAVDIIDRHADRGEVPHDVELFHFLQDVGIPTVVAVNKMDKVDDRDERLNAVCDRLGLPSPWQQWQDTIAPVTAKRGSITPLTEAVRTHLHDQRRDDLLKFF; encoded by the coding sequence ATGTTCGAGGGACGACCCGACCGGAGCGCCGAAGTGGTCTTCTGCGGCCGTTCGAACGTCGGGAAGTCCACGATCCTCCGCGAGCTCACGGGCCACGACTTCACGACCGGGAAGAAACCGGGCGTCACGCGCTCGCCCGGCCACTACGACTGGGTCCCCGAGGACTTCGTGCTCACGGACCTCCCGGGCTTCGGGTTCATGTCCGGGGTTCCGGAGGAGGTCCGCGAGCGGATCAAGACCGACGTGGTGCGCTACATCGAGGACCACGCCGACGAGATCCTCGTGGGCGTGCTCGTCCTCGACGGCAAGAGCGCCGTCGACATCATCGACCGTCACGCCGACCGCGGCGAGGTCCCCCACGACGTCGAACTGTTTCACTTCCTCCAGGACGTCGGGATCCCGACCGTAGTCGCCGTCAACAAGATGGACAAGGTCGACGACCGCGACGAACGGCTGAACGCGGTCTGCGACCGGCTCGGTCTCCCGTCGCCGTGGCAGCAATGGCAGGACACCATCGCCCCCGTCACCGCCAAACGCGGGTCGATCACGCCGCTCACCGAGGCGGTCCGCACCCACCTCCACGACCAGCGCCGGGATGATTTGTTGAAGTTCTTCTAG
- a CDS encoding isocitrate/isopropylmalate dehydrogenase family protein — protein sequence MTDTITVIPGDGIGQEVVPVAVSVLDEVGEFAFEEYDAGDAVQAETGEALPAETRRAVEGSDATLFGAAGETAADVILPLRAAVESFVNVRPARAYPGVDALRPETDIVFLRENTEGVYAGHENRLSDDLSTLTRVVTDSASRRLAEFACDYVADGGGEFTVAHKANVMRETDGRFREAVLDVAEERGVPTDEVLMDAFATQVCLSPSAFDIVVCPNLAGDVLSDLAAGLVGGLGLLPSANIGEERALFEPVHGTAPDIAGEGVANPVATVSSAAMCCEFLGHDEGAERVRQAVLEVLADGPRTPDLGGEATTEDVERALLDRL from the coding sequence ATGACTGACACCATCACGGTGATCCCGGGCGATGGGATCGGCCAGGAGGTCGTGCCGGTGGCCGTGTCCGTGCTCGACGAGGTCGGCGAGTTCGCGTTCGAGGAGTACGACGCGGGCGACGCAGTGCAAGCGGAGACCGGCGAGGCGCTGCCGGCCGAGACCCGGCGAGCGGTCGAGGGGAGCGACGCGACGTTGTTCGGGGCGGCGGGCGAGACCGCCGCGGACGTCATCCTCCCCCTGCGGGCGGCGGTCGAGTCGTTCGTGAACGTCCGCCCGGCGCGGGCGTATCCGGGCGTCGACGCGCTCCGGCCCGAGACGGATATCGTCTTCCTCCGTGAGAACACCGAAGGCGTCTACGCCGGCCACGAGAACCGGCTCTCGGACGACCTCTCGACGCTGACGCGCGTCGTCACGGATTCAGCCTCACGGCGGCTCGCCGAGTTCGCGTGTGACTACGTTGCGGATGGCGGTGGCGAGTTCACCGTCGCGCACAAGGCCAACGTGATGCGCGAGACGGACGGCCGGTTCCGTGAAGCGGTACTCGACGTCGCGGAGGAGCGGGGGGTCCCCACGGACGAGGTGCTGATGGACGCGTTCGCGACGCAGGTCTGTCTCAGCCCGTCGGCGTTCGACATCGTGGTCTGTCCGAACCTCGCGGGCGACGTGCTCTCGGACCTCGCGGCTGGGTTGGTCGGCGGGCTCGGACTGTTGCCGTCGGCGAACATCGGCGAGGAGCGCGCGCTGTTCGAACCCGTCCACGGCACCGCACCCGACATCGCTGGCGAGGGGGTCGCGAACCCCGTCGCGACGGTGTCGAGCGCCGCGATGTGTTGTGAGTTCTTGGGCCACGACGAGGGCGCAGAACGGGTCCGGCAGGCCGTGCTGGAGGTGCTCGCCGACGGGCCGCGGACGCCCGACCTGGGTGGTGAGGCCACCACCGAGGACGTCGAGCGGGCGCTGCTCGACCGGCTCTGA